The genome window GAGATAATCCTTGGCCGACGTTCCAAAATAACGCTTGAACTCCGTGCAGAAGTGCGGAACGGAGAGATTCACCCGCTTCGCCAGTTCCGGCAACTTTATCGGCCGTTCATATTCCGACTCGATGAAATGCCGCAACGCCAGGAACTGCGAGGGGATTCCCGGCACCTCCTCCCTCTGGGCCACCATCCGTGCCGTTTCCCTTAGCCAGTTCTCCAGAAAGTTACGCACGATCACCCCGTCCGGACGGGCATGGAGCGTCAACTCCTCGTGAATCGCCAGCAGATTCCTCTCCATGACAGCCGGATCAGGCACCACAAACGGACGGTTGCAAGGCAATCCCGTTTTCCGGAGCAGGGATCGGATGAACGTTCCATCGCAATGGATCCAGGTATGAGTGAAGGGGCGCGTCCGGTCACCGTAGTAGTGCCCTTGTCCGGAGGGCCAGATCATCATCGTGTTGCGGGGCTGGCCCACCGGTTTCCCGGCCACCCCCACCGTGATGTCTCCATAAAATAACATCAACAAGTAGTCTCCCGTTCCGGT of bacterium contains these proteins:
- a CDS encoding AraC family transcriptional regulator yields the protein MRGIKHFFPVPPLRTAELTIRGMGIQEHMPPGMIDRPTGTGDYLLMLFYGDITVGVAGKPVGQPRNTMMIWPSGQGHYYGDRTRPFTHTWIHCDGTFIRSLLRKTGLPCNRPFVVPDPAVMERNLLAIHEELTLHARPDGVIVRNFLENWLRETARMVAQREEVPGIPSQFLALRHFIESEYERPIKLPELAKRVNLSVPHFCTEFKRYFGTSAKDYLIRQRMHQAAYLMKDRNLRVSEVAQRVGYEDLYYFSRLFRKHYGVSPRGFRAKVLPG